A single genomic interval of Hafnia alvei harbors:
- the yacL gene encoding protein YacL, producing the protein MDYEFRHDVTGQVVAVFSMGHEVVGHWLNEEVKGDLALLTQVEQAAAEVKGSERQWQLTGHEYTLWLDGEEVMVRANQLAVEGDEIEEGMSYYDEESLSFCGLEDFLLVLEKYRAFIASTR; encoded by the coding sequence ATGGATTATGAATTTCGCCATGATGTAACGGGGCAGGTCGTCGCCGTATTTTCGATGGGGCACGAGGTCGTTGGGCACTGGCTAAACGAGGAAGTTAAAGGCGATTTGGCTTTGCTGACTCAGGTTGAACAGGCCGCGGCTGAGGTGAAAGGCAGCGAACGCCAGTGGCAGCTAACCGGGCATGAATACACGCTGTGGTTAGACGGTGAAGAAGTGATGGTTCGTGCTAATCAACTGGCAGTGGAAGGCGATGAAATAGAAGAGGGGATGAGTTATTACGATGAGGAAAGCCTCTCATTCTGTGGTTTAGAAGATTTTTTACTGGTGCTAGAGAAATATCGCGCTTTCATCGCTTCGACGCGCTAG
- a CDS encoding tellurite resistance TerB family protein, whose translation MKNSWMQQIQSMLGDKTKSIGGSEGFGKLLAPAALGGLVGVLLGNKSTRKIAGKFGKNALIIGGSAAVGAVLWNKYKQRVKETHQDEPQFGMRASPIDARTKRLIQAVVFAAKSDGHVDDAERQAIDNSLHELGLGAEAEHWVQEALAQPLNPALLAQDIKNEDEALELYYLSCVVIDIDHFMERSYLDALAQSLKIPADVKQGIEHDISEKKRELA comes from the coding sequence ATGAAAAACAGTTGGATGCAACAGATTCAATCTATGCTCGGTGATAAAACTAAGTCGATCGGCGGGTCTGAAGGGTTTGGCAAACTATTGGCTCCGGCGGCATTGGGCGGCTTAGTTGGTGTGCTGTTAGGTAATAAATCCACACGTAAAATAGCGGGCAAGTTCGGTAAAAACGCGCTGATAATTGGCGGCTCGGCTGCGGTAGGTGCGGTGCTGTGGAATAAGTACAAGCAACGGGTTAAAGAGACGCATCAAGATGAACCTCAGTTTGGTATGCGCGCATCGCCCATTGATGCGCGAACCAAGCGCCTAATTCAGGCTGTCGTGTTTGCGGCGAAAAGCGATGGGCATGTAGATGATGCGGAGCGACAGGCCATCGATAATAGCTTGCATGAGCTTGGTCTCGGCGCTGAAGCAGAGCATTGGGTGCAAGAGGCCTTGGCACAACCGTTAAATCCAGCGCTGTTAGCGCAAGATATTAAGAACGAAGACGAGGCGCTTGAACTCTATTATCTGAGCTGTGTAGTGATCGATATCGATCACTTTATGGAGCGTAGCTATTTGGATGCTTTGGCGCAGTCTCTAAAAATCCCTGCTGATGTGAAGCAAGGGATTGAGCATGATATCAGCGAGAAGAAACGCGAGCTGGCTTGA
- the acnB gene encoding bifunctional aconitate hydratase 2/2-methylisocitrate dehydratase, which yields MLKEYREHVAERAAEGVVPKPLDATQMAGLVELLKSPPAGEEEFLLDLLINRVPPGVDEAAYVKAGFLAAVAKGETTSPLVSQEKAVELLGTMQGGYNIHPLIDALDDAKLAPIAAKALSHTLLMFDNFYDVEEKAKAGNVHAQQVLKSWADADWYLSRPELAEKITVTVFKVTGETNTDDLSPAPDAWSRPDIPLHALAMLKNERDGIVPDQPGSVGPIKQIELLNKKGFPLAYVGDVVGTGSSRKSATNSVLWFMGDDIPHVPNKRGGGVVLGGKIAPIFFNTMEDAGALPIEVDVSKLNMGDVIDIYPYKGEVRNHETNELLEIFELKTEVLLDEVRAGGRIPLIIGRGLTTKAREALNLPHSEVFRIAKPVAASNKGFSLAQKMVGRACGTKGIRPGQYCEPKMTSVGSQDTTGPMTRDELKDLACLGFSADLVMQSFCHTAAYPKPVDVTTHHTLPDFIMNRGGVSLRPGDGIIHSWLNRMLLPDTVGTGGDSHTRFPIGISFPAGSGLVAFAAATGVMPLDMPESVLVRFKGKMQPGITLRDLVHAIPYYAIQQGLLTVEKKGKKNIFSGRILEIEGLPELKVEQAFELADASAERSAAGCTIKLDKAPIKEYLSSNIVLLKWMIAEGYGDRRTIERRIQGMEKWLADPQLLEGDADAEYAAVIDIDLADIKQPILCAPNDPDDARLLSDVAGEKIDEVFIGSCMTNIGHFRAAGKLLDGHKGQLPTRLWVAPPTKMDAAQLTEEGYYSIFGKSGARVEIPGCSLCMGNQARVADGATVVSTSTRNFPNRLGTGANVYLASAELAAVASLLGRLPNPEEYQQYMEQVDKTAVDTYRYLNFDKLEQYTEKADGVIFQTAV from the coding sequence CTCAAGAAAAAGCCGTTGAACTGCTCGGTACCATGCAGGGCGGTTACAATATCCATCCCCTGATTGATGCCCTCGATGATGCCAAACTGGCACCTATCGCCGCAAAAGCGCTGTCTCATACGCTGCTCATGTTTGATAACTTCTACGATGTGGAAGAGAAAGCCAAAGCAGGCAACGTGCATGCCCAGCAGGTTTTAAAATCGTGGGCTGATGCCGATTGGTATTTATCTCGCCCAGAACTAGCCGAGAAAATCACGGTCACCGTGTTTAAAGTGACCGGTGAAACCAACACCGACGATCTGTCTCCTGCGCCTGATGCTTGGTCTCGTCCCGATATTCCTTTGCACGCATTAGCGATGCTGAAAAACGAACGCGACGGTATTGTTCCCGATCAGCCGGGTAGCGTGGGTCCGATCAAGCAAATTGAATTACTAAACAAAAAAGGTTTCCCACTGGCCTATGTTGGCGACGTGGTCGGAACCGGTTCTTCGCGTAAGTCAGCGACTAACTCCGTGCTGTGGTTTATGGGCGACGATATTCCTCATGTGCCAAACAAGCGCGGCGGCGGTGTGGTTCTCGGCGGTAAAATTGCACCGATCTTCTTCAATACGATGGAAGATGCGGGGGCGTTGCCGATCGAAGTTGATGTTTCTAAGCTGAATATGGGCGATGTGATTGATATCTACCCGTACAAAGGCGAAGTGCGCAATCACGAAACGAATGAACTGCTGGAAATATTCGAGCTGAAAACCGAAGTGCTGCTGGATGAAGTTCGCGCCGGTGGCCGTATTCCACTGATAATCGGCCGTGGTTTAACTACCAAAGCACGTGAAGCATTGAATCTGCCACACAGCGAAGTTTTCCGTATCGCTAAACCCGTTGCTGCGAGTAACAAAGGTTTCTCTCTGGCGCAGAAAATGGTGGGGCGTGCTTGTGGTACCAAAGGGATTCGTCCGGGGCAATACTGTGAGCCTAAGATGACGTCTGTGGGCTCACAGGACACCACGGGGCCAATGACGCGCGATGAGCTGAAGGATTTGGCATGCTTGGGCTTCTCTGCTGATTTAGTGATGCAGTCGTTCTGCCATACTGCGGCTTATCCTAAGCCGGTAGATGTGACCACGCACCATACGCTGCCTGATTTCATTATGAACCGTGGCGGTGTTTCCTTGCGTCCGGGCGATGGCATTATTCACTCATGGCTGAACCGTATGCTGCTGCCTGATACCGTTGGTACCGGCGGTGACTCCCATACGCGTTTCCCTATCGGGATCTCTTTCCCTGCGGGTTCCGGCTTGGTGGCGTTTGCCGCAGCAACCGGCGTGATGCCGTTGGATATGCCTGAATCTGTGCTGGTGCGCTTCAAAGGTAAAATGCAGCCGGGTATCACCCTGCGCGACTTGGTTCACGCCATTCCTTACTACGCGATTCAGCAGGGCCTACTGACGGTTGAGAAGAAAGGTAAGAAAAATATCTTCTCTGGCCGCATTCTGGAAATTGAAGGTTTGCCAGAGCTGAAAGTTGAGCAGGCGTTTGAGCTGGCGGATGCTTCTGCAGAACGTTCTGCTGCGGGTTGTACGATCAAACTCGATAAGGCGCCAATCAAAGAGTACCTGAGCTCCAATATTGTTCTGCTTAAGTGGATGATCGCAGAAGGTTACGGCGATCGTCGTACCATCGAGCGTCGTATTCAGGGTATGGAAAAATGGCTGGCCGATCCGCAACTGCTGGAAGGCGATGCGGATGCAGAATACGCGGCGGTGATCGACATCGATCTGGCTGATATCAAACAGCCAATTCTGTGTGCGCCAAACGATCCCGATGATGCGCGTCTGTTGTCTGACGTAGCTGGTGAGAAAATCGACGAGGTCTTCATCGGTTCGTGTATGACTAACATTGGTCATTTCCGTGCTGCAGGTAAGCTGTTGGATGGTCACAAAGGCCAGCTACCAACTCGCCTGTGGGTTGCTCCGCCGACGAAGATGGATGCTGCCCAGCTGACCGAAGAAGGCTACTACAGCATCTTTGGTAAGAGTGGCGCACGCGTTGAGATCCCTGGTTGTTCACTGTGCATGGGTAACCAAGCACGCGTGGCCGATGGGGCAACGGTGGTATCGACTTCAACGCGTAACTTCCCGAACCGCTTGGGGACGGGGGCAAATGTGTATCTGGCCTCGGCCGAGCTGGCCGCGGTGGCTTCGCTGTTAGGTCGTTTGCCAAACCCAGAAGAGTACCAGCAGTACATGGAACAGGTTGATAAAACGGCGGTAGACACCTACCGTTACCTGAACTTTGATAAGCTGGAGCAATACACTGAGAAGGCTGACGGTGTGATTTTCCAGACAGCGGTTTAA